From Phosphitispora fastidiosa:
GGGAATGAGTGACCTTGCCGAAATTTCGGCCGCCCTAAAAGTTCTTAGCGAAAGCGGCCTGCCCAAAGAGCAGGTTGTTGTGTTGCATGCCAATACCGAGTACCCGACTCCCTTTGCCAATGCAAACCTGCTTGCCATCAGGACTATTGCCGCAGAACTTGGTGTCAGGACCGGATATTCCGACCATACGCCAGGGATAGAAGCTGCGCTGGCAGCAGCTGCCCTGGGCGCCTGCGTAATAGAGAAGCATTTTACGCTGAACAGGGAATTACCGGGACCGGACCACAAGGCCAGTATCGAACCGACAGAATTCAGGAAAATGGTTTCCGGTATCAGAAAGATTGAACTGGCTCTGGGAACTGGTGTCAAAGCGCCCAGCCCCGGAGAAAAGAAAAACATCCCATTTATCCGCAAGTCAATCGTCGCCCTAAAACCGATTCGAACAGGCGAAACCTTCAGTGAGGAAAACATCACGGTGAAAAGGCCGGGCTTTGGTATCAGTCCTATCCATTGGGATCAGGTGATTGGGCAAGTTGCAGACCGGAATTATGAAAAGGATGATTTCATATGCCTTTGAAAAGAAAAATTTGTATCATCACAGGTTCGCGCTCTGAATATGGCTTGCTCCGGTGTCTGATCAGAAGGCTTGATGAAGATGAGGACATTGATTACCGGCTTATTGTTACCGGAAGCCATCTGGCTCCCGAGTATGGCCTGACCTGGCAGGAAATTATCAGAGATGGCTTTGAAATAGCCAAAAAAGTGGAAATTCTTTTATCCTCCGATACCCGAAAGGGGACCTGCAAGTCAATGGGATTGGCGCTGATGGGAATGGCTGATGCCCTTGAAGAGCTCAGACCGGATATTGTTGTTGTCCTGGGAGACCGGTTCGAAATCTTTGCAGCAGCAACAGCCGCCATGGTTTGCGGATACCCCCTGGCCCATATCGACGGCGGCGAATTGACAGAGGGGGCATTGGATGATTCCTTCCGACATTGCATCACCAAAATGGCCCATGTGCATTTTACGGCAACTGAAGCGTACAGGCAGCGGGTGATTCAACTGGGTGAAATGCCGGAACGTGTCTATAACGTTGGTGGCATCCATGTGGATGCCATAAGAGATATTCCCCTGTTACACAAAAAACAGGTGGAGACCAAATTAGGTACTCCTCTGAGTGGAAAAACGATTTGCGTTACCTATCATCCCGAAACATTGAACACCCATAATCAGGAAAGTAATATCCGGGCATTGCTGGGGGCTTTGATGATGCTGGCTGACACAACAATCATTATTACTCTGCCCAACGCCGACCCCGGAAGCCGGACCATCATTGAAAAAATACGGGAATTCAGTCAAACCGAAAATGTTTATATTTTTGAGTCCCTCGGACATACCTGTTATTTGTCGCTGCTGCAGTATGTTGATGCCGTTGTCGGCAATTCTTCGAGCGGTATAGTTGAGGCGCCTTTATTTGGTATTGGCACTGTCAATATCGGAGGCCGCCAGAAAGGCCGGGTTGCCGGAGAATCTGTAATAAATGTACCTCATAATAAAGAAAGTATTTACCAGGCTATTCGCCGGGCCCAGTCCGCTGAATTTAAAGCGGGACTGAAGTCTCTGGCAAATCCTTATGGAACTGGAGGAGCCGCAGCCCGTATCAGGGATATTCTTAAGCAAATTGAGCCGGAAGGCCTGACCAGGAAACAGTTTTACGATTTAAGGTGTAACTAAGTTTGGCGGAATCCCCTGAAAGAACTGTCTTTTTCGAGATACAACCTGCGCAGCGTTTCCCCGGCTTTTTGTATCTGCATCTGGTAATAATCTGTAATTAATTTTTGGTTAGCTTCATACAGGAGCCTGTGAACTTCATCATCACTGAGACCGGTAAAATTCACTGACAGCAAGTCGGAATTCACATGCTTATGCTCATAAAAATCTTCACAGTCTTTTAACAGGCCTTTCGCAATGGCGTAATAGTATAACGGGGACCCGGGATAAGGGGTTACCGGTCTAATGGTTCTCATCTGGGCATGATCAGTGTATTTTAACAGGAATTCAACCCCTAACCTTAGTGACTCTGCGTTTTCGCCAATATTGCCAAAGATTATATTAAACCCTGGGCTAATTCCTGCAGCCAAGGTGTTTTCTATGCCGCCAGTAATCTGTTTTACGGTCAGGGCTTTATTCATATTGCGCAGGGCCTGTTCATCCAGGGATTCGATGCCGTAGTTAATAAAAACACATCCCGCCTCTTTCATCAGTTTCAGTACATCCGGTTTGGCATAATTAAGCCGGCCGTTGCAGTCCCACTTAACGTTAAGTTTATGCTTGATAAAACATTCACAGATTGCAACAGTCCTATGCGTTGAGCTCATCAATAGCTCGTCAGAAAAGGTTATAAAGGAAATCCGGTAATCTTTTTTCAGACGCTGGATTTCTTCAACTATGCTTTCCGGGCTTCGTCCCCTGAAGCCCTCGTCCATGCGATAGCAAAAATTACACTTAAAGGTACATCCCCTTCCCGATAAGACCGGCATCCAGCGTTCGCTGTTATTGATATGGGGCACCCTGAGCAAAGCATAATGGTCTATCGGGAACAACTCCCAAGCAGGATATGGTATGCCGTCTATATCGGCAATTAAATCCTGCCGGGGCGTCTGGATGCAGGCCCCGTTTTCCAGAAAAGCTATGCTGTTTACCGAGTGCAACGGCTTCTTTTGTTCCAGCGCCTCCAAGAGGTTAACAACAGTTATCTCGCCTTCTCCAATAACAACAGCATCTGCTGAAGTTTTTCTTAAAAAATAATCAGGTTCCGGTGCAGCCAAATGTCCCCCCAAAACATAAAAAGGCCGGTGTTTGGCTTGATTAACAGCCTCGGATATCTTTAACACCTTCCGGTATTGGTAATATCCTCCACACGCACTGACCCCAATAAAGTCATAATGTTTCTTATCTAATAAAGCGGTTAAATGGGATTCCGGCCAATGATAAACGTCCTGGTTATAAATTTCAACCTCATGACCGGCCTGAAGACATGCTGATGCAATATACGCCAACCCTTGTGGAAACCAGGAAATGAAAGAGTCGTTATCATATGCCACTAAAAGTATTTTCATTTCTCTCCTCCTATTTTATCCTCATATTCTCTCGGAAATTCTACATCCTCAAAGCACATCTTGTATTAAGTTATGCCCGGACAATACGGGTTATGTTTCAATGACCTGCTGGCTGCGCACTATTTCTGTGATAATCACATATTATGAAATACATCATGTAAATAGTAAGAAAAGGGAACGTCACATGTGGAGAAATGTTCTTATCACCCCTAAAACTCCTATAGTAAAAGCTATAGATATAATCGACCGGTCAGGTTTGCGAATCGCTCTGGTGGTCAATGATAACGGCAGGTTACTGGGGACTGTCACCGATGGTGATATCAGGCGCGCAATTCTCAAACAGCTAAGCCTGGATGAAGCTGTAAGTGTGGTCATGAACCCGGCCCCCAGCTATGTTTACAGTGAGCAATCCCGGCAAAATGCCATCCAGCTGATGAAAAGTAAAAAACTTCATCAGATCCCTGTTCTCGATAAAGGCCATCACGTAGTTGGGCTGGAAATTGCCGATGAACTGTTCGCCCCCCCTTCTCGTGACAACTGGGTAATGCTCATGGCCGGCGGGCTGGGACGCCGCTTAGAACCACTCACAGAAAACTGCCCTAAACCCTTGTTGAAAATAGGCAATAAACCGCTTCTGGAGACAATCCTGGAAAGTTTCGCCGAACAGGGATTCAGGCATTTCTATATCTCGGTGAATTATAAAGCAGAGATGATTAAAAAACATTTTGGGGATGGTTCCCATTGGGCGGTAGACATTAAATACCTGCAGGAAGGTAAGTCTTTGGGCACGGCCGGCGCCCTGGGACTGCTGCCCGCTAAACCGGAAGAACCGCTGCTCTTGATGAATGGGGATATCCTGACCAAAATGAACTATGGAAAATTGCTGGATTTCCACTATAAGAATCTGGCCGAAGCTACTATCTGTGTTAAGGAATATAACAACCAGATACCCTATGGGGTAGTCACTGTTAAAAAAGACCGGCTCCTGAAAATTGAAGAAAAACCTCAGCACCATTTTTTTATTAGTGGAGGAATCTACGTGTTTAATCCTGCCGTTCTTGATTATGTCCCACATGGCTCAAGTTTGGATATTCCTGATCTCCTCAGAACACTTTTGGCACAAGAAAAAAAGATAGCTGCTTTTCCCATTCGCGAATACTGGATAGATATCGGGCACTTTGATGATTATCAAAAAGCCAATAATGATTTTGCGAAGGTGTTTAAATGATAAACAACAATAAGGTTCTTGGCATAATCCCGGCACGGGGCGGTTCCAAGGGCATTCCCCGCAAAAACATTAAACTCCTGGCCGGTAAACCATTAATCGCCTGGACTATAGAAGAGGCAAAAAAATCTCAGTACCTGGACCGTTTGATCCTCTCCTCTGAAGACACAGAGGTCATCACAACGGCAAAAACATGGGGGTGTGAAGCCCCCTTCGAGCGCCCGGCTGATTTGGCCCGGGACGATACCCCGGGGATAGAACCCGTAATCCACGCTTTGGATCAATTAGATGAGCATTATGACTACGTAATCTTGCTACAGCCAACCTCCCCCCTGCGTACTGTCGAGGACATTGACGGCTGTATCCGTTACTGCGTCCAGGAAGGGGCGCCGGCCTGCATTTCGGTGTCTTTAACAGATAAACACCCTTACTGGATGCATACCATAGATGAACGCCACCGTTTACATCCCTTGCTTCCAACAGCTCAGGCAATCCAGCGGAGGCAGGACCTTCCCCCTGTCTACCTTGAAAACGGAGCAGTTTATGTTGCCCAAAAGGACTTCTTACTTAAAATGAAGAGCTTTACCACCGGGGAAACACTGGCTTATATCATACCTCCTGAGCGCTCATGGGATATTGACAATGAATTTGATTTCTACTACTGTTCACTGATAAAAGGAGGATATCATGACATTACAAGCTAATCTGGAAATATTGAAGGTCTCTTTTCCTGAAACATGGCAAAAAATTTGCGAACTTGAGACCACTTTGGATAAAAATCTGGTTAGGGTAGTAACTAACAAAAAAGCAGCGCCCATTCTTCAGGTTGGGCAGGTATATGTTCATGACAGAAAAAATCCCCGTCAGGACGCGAAAAATTTTATTGAACAGTTCAAAAACATCCCTGAACATTCGGACATCCTTTTTTACGGAGTAGGATTGGGCTACCATATAAGCGCTTATGCAGAAAAATACCCGGATAAATCTTTTTCCATCTACGAACCCGTTCCTGAGGTGTTTTATCAGTTTCTCTGCAATACAGACCTGCAGCAGTTCCCTTTTCATCTCGTCAAAAACATTCATCTTGAATCCAGCCAGGATGACCCAGAGAAGTTTTGCAGAAACCTGGTAACGCGGGTTAGAAAATCAATACTGATTATCGCCCTTCCCGCTTACCACAGTCTATTTCCTAAAAAGAGCCAGACATTCTTTAACCAGTTTACAATTCATTTGAATGAGCGAAAAATGGAACTGGGCCCCTATATGATATTTCAAAAACTCTGGACCACTAACATCGTAAAAAACTTCACCCATGTTCTAAATAGTCCTAACGTCCTGCTGGGGAAAAGGAAATGCTTTTTTAATAAGCCTGCTATTTTGGTGGCCTCCGGGCCTTCACTGGAGGAGGAAATCGAAAATTTGAGAGAAATCAGGCAAAAGGGACTGGCTTATATCTTCTCCGTCGGAACAGCCCTCAATGCTCTGGTCAAACGTGGCATATATCCCCATGCAGCCTGCACCTATGACCCCAGCGAGGAAAACCAGATTGTGTGCAGAGAAGTCCTGGAAAAAGACATCAAGTCCATCCCCTTGCTTTTTGGCAGTACAGTGGGTCACGAAACTGTGGAAAAATACCCGGGCCCCAAAATGCATATGTTGATCAGCCAGGACTCCTTAGCGAGATTTTGTTTAAAACCCCAGGGGTCTGAGAGCCTGGACTTTATCAATGACGCGCCATCCATTGCGGTGATTGCCCTCCAGCTCCTTTATAAGCTGGGATTCAACCCAATCATCCTGGTGGGGCAAAATCTGGCTTATCTGGACGGTAAAAATTATACCGACGGGTCAACCTATCCCTCCCATGAAGCCTGTCAAATGCATCTGAAAAACGCAACCCTGGTTAAGGATGTAAATGGCAACGAGGTCCCTGCCAGTGAAACTTACATTCGTATAAGACTACATATCGAGAACTACCTTCGCGATTATCAGGATGCCAAGGTAATCAACACAACAAAAAGGGGCGCTCATATTGAGGGAACAAAGTTTTTGCCGCTGGATGAGGTCATGGGACAATATCTGCTTTCCCCTGTGGTAGAAAAAGATTGCTGGCATCTTTCAAGTCGTAGTTATGACCTGGATTATTTGTTTGAACAAAACAACAGCATGAACACTGCCTGTACACAGGTTACCCAGCTGCTGGAAAAATGCAGGCTGGACCTTGATAACATCGTTTCACTGGCTCCAAGCGGTGATGTGGTGAATATCGAAGAAAGCTATAACCGGTTTAATCTTAGTATGGAGAATTTACGGAAAAATTTATTTTTTGCCAACTTAATCACTCACATGAGCCGCGTAGAATTGCAATTTCTGCTCCAGGTTATTCCTGAGATTTCCAGGGAAAGAAACCCCTTGCGAAAAGCTCACATGATGGAAAAAGAATTCCGTAGTTACCTTGATGTTTGCGAACAGGATATCTACTCCGTTATTCCCATCTACCAGGAATTGAATCAAAAGCTGGATCAGTTTAACAAAGTATATTCAGTACGCAAGAAAGCTGCCAAAACCAAGGTCTTGCTTCTGGTCTGTGATGGTATCCTCACCGACGGGTATGTCTATATTTCTGCAGCAGGGGAAGAATCAGAAAAGTTCAGCCATAAGGACCGTGCAGGTATACGCATTTTAAGAGAAAAAGGTATTCAGACCCTGCTGATAAATCCCGAAGCCAGTCCGCTGTTGAATCAAGCAGCACAAAAATTAGAAATTGATACAATAACATCAAACAAAAGGGAAATAGTAGACACTACCCTGGCAAAATACTCGCTCAATATATCTGAAATTGCCTGCATTTGCAGTAATCCAAGAGATTGGGAATTGTGCAGGAAGGTGGGATTAAGCTTTGCCGTGAAAGAT
This genomic window contains:
- the neuB gene encoding N-acetylneuraminate synthase, producing MFGNSKMHFGQGKVYIIAEAGVNHNGSLAMAKELIESACQTGADAVKFQTWKTENVITRSAPKTAYQLEQAGLDTDLFTMLKRLELSYADFAKLKEYCDACGTAFLSTADEYESAAFLNTLQEFFKIGSAELTDWPFLRKVAAFGKPVLLSTGMSDLAEISAALKVLSESGLPKEQVVVLHANTEYPTPFANANLLAIRTIAAELGVRTGYSDHTPGIEAALAAAALGACVIEKHFTLNRELPGPDHKASIEPTEFRKMVSGIRKIELALGTGVKAPSPGEKKNIPFIRKSIVALKPIRTGETFSEENITVKRPGFGISPIHWDQVIGQVADRNYEKDDFICL
- the neuC gene encoding UDP-N-acetylglucosamine 2-epimerase, which gives rise to MPLKRKICIITGSRSEYGLLRCLIRRLDEDEDIDYRLIVTGSHLAPEYGLTWQEIIRDGFEIAKKVEILLSSDTRKGTCKSMGLALMGMADALEELRPDIVVVLGDRFEIFAAATAAMVCGYPLAHIDGGELTEGALDDSFRHCITKMAHVHFTATEAYRQRVIQLGEMPERVYNVGGIHVDAIRDIPLLHKKQVETKLGTPLSGKTICVTYHPETLNTHNQESNIRALLGALMMLADTTIIITLPNADPGSRTIIEKIREFSQTENVYIFESLGHTCYLSLLQYVDAVVGNSSSGIVEAPLFGIGTVNIGGRQKGRVAGESVINVPHNKESIYQAIRRAQSAEFKAGLKSLANPYGTGGAAARIRDILKQIEPEGLTRKQFYDLRCN
- a CDS encoding B12-binding domain-containing radical SAM protein; translated protein: MKILLVAYDNDSFISWFPQGLAYIASACLQAGHEVEIYNQDVYHWPESHLTALLDKKHYDFIGVSACGGYYQYRKVLKISEAVNQAKHRPFYVLGGHLAAPEPDYFLRKTSADAVVIGEGEITVVNLLEALEQKKPLHSVNSIAFLENGACIQTPRQDLIADIDGIPYPAWELFPIDHYALLRVPHINNSERWMPVLSGRGCTFKCNFCYRMDEGFRGRSPESIVEEIQRLKKDYRISFITFSDELLMSSTHRTVAICECFIKHKLNVKWDCNGRLNYAKPDVLKLMKEAGCVFINYGIESLDEQALRNMNKALTVKQITGGIENTLAAGISPGFNIIFGNIGENAESLRLGVEFLLKYTDHAQMRTIRPVTPYPGSPLYYYAIAKGLLKDCEDFYEHKHVNSDLLSVNFTGLSDDEVHRLLYEANQKLITDYYQMQIQKAGETLRRLYLEKDSSFRGFRQT
- a CDS encoding nucleotidyltransferase family protein, which translates into the protein MWRNVLITPKTPIVKAIDIIDRSGLRIALVVNDNGRLLGTVTDGDIRRAILKQLSLDEAVSVVMNPAPSYVYSEQSRQNAIQLMKSKKLHQIPVLDKGHHVVGLEIADELFAPPSRDNWVMLMAGGLGRRLEPLTENCPKPLLKIGNKPLLETILESFAEQGFRHFYISVNYKAEMIKKHFGDGSHWAVDIKYLQEGKSLGTAGALGLLPAKPEEPLLLMNGDILTKMNYGKLLDFHYKNLAEATICVKEYNNQIPYGVVTVKKDRLLKIEEKPQHHFFISGGIYVFNPAVLDYVPHGSSLDIPDLLRTLLAQEKKIAAFPIREYWIDIGHFDDYQKANNDFAKVFK
- a CDS encoding cytidylyltransferase domain-containing protein; translation: MINNNKVLGIIPARGGSKGIPRKNIKLLAGKPLIAWTIEEAKKSQYLDRLILSSEDTEVITTAKTWGCEAPFERPADLARDDTPGIEPVIHALDQLDEHYDYVILLQPTSPLRTVEDIDGCIRYCVQEGAPACISVSLTDKHPYWMHTIDERHRLHPLLPTAQAIQRRQDLPPVYLENGAVYVAQKDFLLKMKSFTTGETLAYIIPPERSWDIDNEFDFYYCSLIKGGYHDITS
- a CDS encoding 6-hydroxymethylpterin diphosphokinase MptE-like protein; this translates as MTLQANLEILKVSFPETWQKICELETTLDKNLVRVVTNKKAAPILQVGQVYVHDRKNPRQDAKNFIEQFKNIPEHSDILFYGVGLGYHISAYAEKYPDKSFSIYEPVPEVFYQFLCNTDLQQFPFHLVKNIHLESSQDDPEKFCRNLVTRVRKSILIIALPAYHSLFPKKSQTFFNQFTIHLNERKMELGPYMIFQKLWTTNIVKNFTHVLNSPNVLLGKRKCFFNKPAILVASGPSLEEEIENLREIRQKGLAYIFSVGTALNALVKRGIYPHAACTYDPSEENQIVCREVLEKDIKSIPLLFGSTVGHETVEKYPGPKMHMLISQDSLARFCLKPQGSESLDFINDAPSIAVIALQLLYKLGFNPIILVGQNLAYLDGKNYTDGSTYPSHEACQMHLKNATLVKDVNGNEVPASETYIRIRLHIENYLRDYQDAKVINTTKRGAHIEGTKFLPLDEVMGQYLLSPVVEKDCWHLSSRSYDLDYLFEQNNSMNTACTQVTQLLEKCRLDLDNIVSLAPSGDVVNIEESYNRFNLSMENLRKNLFFANLITHMSRVELQFLLQVIPEISRERNPLRKAHMMEKEFRSYLDVCEQDIYSVIPIYQELNQKLDQFNKVYSVRKKAAKTKVLLLVCDGILTDGYVYISAAGEESEKFSHKDRAGIRILREKGIQTLLINPEASPLLNQAAQKLEIDTITSNKREIVDTTLAKYSLNISEIACICSNPRDWELCRKVGLSFAVKDASPEVQQNVDFVLTAKGGQGVLWEIADLLTKDLRF